Genomic segment of Colletotrichum destructivum chromosome 5, complete sequence:
GTGTCTCGTCTGTCGGTGGGCACAAATGGCAAACGCCATTGCAAGATGTCTCGGTGGGACCGCGGTCAGGGAGTTGGAAAGCCTCTTGGACGAGCTTCAGGGTCTTGGCCGTTGAGTGGACCACGTTTCTGTCCGCTTTGTCAATGATCCCACTTTGGCGAGGTTGTGTCTCCGGGCTGAGCTTTTGGCGAGCCATGTTCCCGTCACGACTCGAGACGGATGACCTGCAACGTGTTGCTTGccacaacacacacacacacacacacacacacacacacagagcAACCGCAAAGACTCCGGTTCTGCTTCAGAGtgttcttctgcttcttctaTTGCCCGACCCAGACATTGCCGCCGGCCATATCGTACGTCTGTCGAAGATGGCTGTGCATCGTAGACTCGATAGTGCAGGTTACCCGAACCACGCCAACGCGCTAATGTAAAGCCAATTCCAGTCGTGCATTCTTCATTACAGAAGGCCCATACGAAGCTCCTGTAAGAGTCCGTCCTACTGGGAGCGTACATCATATGTAAAGACGGGTGGCAACGACGGTATATTGCTCACCCGCTGCGTGTCAGCAACCGCTCCAAGCCAAAAACATTGGAGAGTCAACGGGAACGGATCATGGCCGACGCTGAAACATTGGGACGACAACCCTGCCTGTGTCAATTCTGCGGGGCCACCCGGCGGAGACGAGGGATGTGGTCGTGTTTCCAAGACGTTTTGCGAGGTGGCCTCGGAACTGTAGAGAGtagaggaggggggatgcGAGTTGCTGTCGCGTGGGAGCTTATTAGCCCGGGGTCGTCCCTTGAAGTTCCAAGATCCGGGGGTGAGAAGGCAGACAGACCCGACTCGGGGGCTACCCTTGCTGACGAGATCCACCGCCAGGTTCAGCGTTGACAATGTCAAGCGAAGCTAAACGGAGCTATCCGTGGTCGTCGGACCCTCCAGGTGTTTTGCGATGGATACCTGTACATGGATGGCGTGTTGTGTTGTCTCAAGTCAGGAAACACAAGATGACTTCATCGAGCAGAAGAGTGAGACGATGCGATTCAACGTCAGCTTGGCGGGGAATGACACGGCGTAGAGAATTGGGGAcatctcctcggcggtggaAACAATCTGGTCAACCAACCATTCCTTCATTCCTCCATGGCGGACATGAACATTAATTTATGAGAGGTTGCAAGTCGCCAGCAAGACTGAAAGAGTTGCCAATCAATATAAGAAACGATGTCGCAACTGCCATGGCGATAACTAGGTGATATATGCTACACATAAAGGTAAAATCACGCGAATATATTGCCTACGTACAGCATTGCTCAGCTTTCTACCAGGGTCCTCCTCGCTGCTCTTCTATCATCGCCACACCAGCAAGGGGCAAAAGAAAACCACATGCTCTGTCACATCTCGCGGGACAAAAGCAATGGCTGCCTCGAGGGCGAATCGAACGCCCGATCTTCTCATTACGAGTGAGACGCTTTACCACTGAGCCACCGAGGCGTGTTGTTTCTCCGTAACCAGATCGTGGTTGGTGGTTCCACCGGTGTTGGGCGGGGAAGCACAAGACGACTATGGCTCGCGCAAGGAATGGTCAAGGTCTCGTCTCACAGACGAATGTTGGCTAtctctcctcggcctgcttcgTTGTGATAACTTGCCGAGCTTCCAAGATATGTAACCAAGGCGGGGGCCCCTCTCCAGGTCTCACAGGTTACACGAAAACGATGGAAGAAAACGGCGGTAAAAAGAAAACATGGTAGAAAACATGGTATTAGTCTTCAGGTCCTTCCACACGGCACAGCGAGGATTACCTGAACCCCcaagaccccccccccccccaaaaaaaatGCAGTGAGAAGATAGAACACCTATCTGTGGCTGGCTGACCAATGCCCGCGCGCTTCGTCTCGCCTTTCCCTTCTCGGTACGGCGCGGCATACCCGGTTCGCCTTTCCCCCCAGTTGGGGACGAGGGGTCTGCCGCGCGCAGTGGGATGTAGGATGTAAGCCCTACTACAAGCCAAGTCTGCTTCCTACAACTCCGGGATGGCGAGCCCGTCACAGATGATAggctgcccccccccccccccccccccccccggatAAGGTGGACATGCCAAGACCTATGTTTGTAAGATttggggagagggaggagggcagGAGGGGGATGACTGCATGTCCACGATCAGTTGGATGCGCGCGGGATGTGACGTGCTGGGAGGTGGAGCTCCCGCCCGACTAAGACGCGGAGAAGAACAGGTACGACTTGCAAATGGAGGGTTGACCAGTTGGTCCAAATGTTGGCGAAGACAGAGAGGGGATAGTTGTCTGCGACATCAAGTTCGCTTAGGCGCGCGTCAAGATGCTTCTGGGTGTATCGGTACGAGTGGAATATAAAAAGACAGCCTTATCcgagctctctctctctctctctccctctgcCAGACCAGACAGACCCTCTTGAATCGAAACGCTACGATCAGgaacacacacatacacacacatacatacatatatacacacacatctACAAACAGACCAAGTCTCGCGCCTCGAATAGCCAGAAGAGCATCACAAGACTAGAAGACCATGGCCGCCAACAAGAGAgtcgccgtcatcgcgaCAAGCACCCGCACTCCTCGCATCGGGACCAAGGTCGCCGAGCTGGTCAGGGACGTCATCGCgccggacgccgccgccgccgacgtcgagctcgcctTCGTCGAAGTCGCGTCCTTCAACCTGCCCGTcttcgacgagaagctcctcCCCGCACAGGTGCCGGCCTTTGGCGAGTTCGCCCACGAGCACAGCCGGGCTTGGAGCCGCGAGATCGCCCGCCACGACGCCTACGTGCTCGTCGTGCCCGAGTACAACTACGGCCTCGCGGGCGGGACCAAGAACGCCATCGACTACCTGTACAACGAGTGGATCGGCAAGCCCGTGGCCATCGTCAGCTACGGCATCGCGGGCGGCaactcggcgtcgtcgcaGGCCCAGAAGACGCTCGAGGGCATGAAGCTCCGCGTGGCGCCCACGCGCCCGGCGCTGCCTtttgccggcggcggagccggcCCGGACTTGATGGCTGCTATCGGCGGCGAGATCGGCGACGAGTCGCGGGAGAACtggaaggccgaggccgagacgatCCGGAAGGCGTTTGCGGAGCTGAgggagctcctcgacgcgccgccgccgccgccggcggcggcggccaagagTGAGAGCTGAGCACTCACTCACAGATGGGCTCTTGTATATTGTATACAACAAAAGCGGCAGTCAGTCAGTGAGCTGGGTTGGAAACCTGGTCTCGATCCGTGTAGATCATTCGTTCCATCAAGCATCCATGAGCTAGATGGATAGAGCCTCCGGGGGGGTAGGGGAGATtaggggggaaagggaaaagagaagaaacaaGCTTGAATTTTAGCTTTAGACATATAATATCGGGGAGAGTCGTCTAACCACTTCCATCACACCAAAACTCCACCGCATCATATCGCTTAAcacaccaacaacaacccccGGTCCCCTGTCGACGGTATCGTGATTCTCCGTGTTATCGCGCGTGTTATCGGTCTCGTTGTTTATTCGCAGACTCGACAGGTAGAAATCTGCTGCCTATTTCCACCTTGCTGTGCCGCTTTCCAAGGGGTATTATTGAGTCTTGCATATCCGTATTGAGatgagggggaaaaaaccTCGTTGCACCAGTTggtagggggggggacatTCGAtttgtcttcttccctttcgcctttttctctttctcgtcTCTCCTCCTTATGCGCCACTGATcaaccgccccccccccccccccccccccctccgctcATTGTCTTGTCCGCCATGAGGACGTCCACTCTCTTTGTCGGCTCCGTCTGCGCCGTCTCTCTGGCCTCGGCGCAGGTCCGTCTGCCGTTCACCCGCCAGAGCAGGTCACCCGCCGGCACCAATGTCCAGACTcggtccgccgccgccgccgccgtcgccgccgagggccccGGTGGTGGACGCAGATCCCTCCCCTCGGTCGACTTCTCGGTCGACAACTGGCAATACGTCGTCAACGTCACCGTCggcacgccgccgcaggaCATGTCCCTGAGGCTGAGCATACTGGAGAGCGCCTCATGGGTCCCCAACCGCGCGAAATGCGCCGACTCCCTGCCATACGACGACTACACCCTCACGTACGCGTCCCAAGCGGAGAAACCCTCGTGCGAGTACGGCGCCTTCGACCCCATCGCGTCCTCCACCTACGTCAGCCGGGACACCGCCTCTTTCTCAAGCTGGGACATCTCCGACATGGTGAGAGGCGACTGGGCCAGCGACACCCTGAGCATCCCCGGCGCCACGCTGCCCAATCTCACCATGGGCCTTGTTCCGTCGGCCGAGAACTTCGTCGGCGTGCTGGGTCTGGGGTTCAACGTGAGCCGCGATCTCTGGAGCGCCTCGACCGATCCGCCCACCGTTCTCGAGCGGCTGCTGGAGGACGGCCACATCAAGTCCACCGCCTACAGCCTCTGgctcgatgacgacgacgacgacgacaacgacgacgactacggCTCACCCAAGTCCGGACACCTGCTTctgggcgccgtcgacaagtCCAAGTTCGAGGGGCCCCTCCTTCGCTTTCCCACCTGGAGCTCCCAGGGCAGGGTTTCCAAATACAGAGAGCGCATTTTCGACGCAACGCTCTACTCCGTCAACGGGAACAACTCGCCGTTGGGCGCACCGCAGCCTCTCGGACAAGAAGTTCTGTTGCAGAACGTAGACGCcgtcctcatcatcgtccgGCTGGAGCCCCAGTCCGTGTTCTCCGTGCTGCCAGACGCCCTCGCGCGGGATATCTGGGCCCTCGCGGGCGCCACTTGGAACACCGACTTCTACGCGGGCGTCATCCCGTGCGCCGCGGCTGGAACCCTCACGGGAAGCATCGGCATCCGGCTCTACGGGTCCCAGGGCCCCGTCCtggtcgtcgccctcgccgacctaGTCGTGCCCGCGGACGTCTGGGCGTACTCGCTGCGGTCCCCAGACGCCCGATCGACCGAGGAGTACTGCATGTTCGCGGTCCAGTCCGAGGTCTCGACCTCTTCCTACAGCCTCCACTGGCTGGGAGGCGCCGTCTTCCGGCAGTCCTACATGGTCTTTGACCTCGCCAACGAGGAGGTGGCCATGGCGCAGGCCAGTCTCGGCGGCGCAACAtcgacggaggaggaggaggaggtcgtgCCCTTCGCCAGCTTCGGGGCTAGGGTCCCCGAGTCGACGTGGGCAAGGCCCGACTATTGCCCCGGCTCCTACGCCCagtgcggcggcagcggggaCAGTGAGTCTCTCCCGCCCCCTGTCAAGATCGGAATCGGCTTGGGCGTCGGCCTGTTctgcctcctcgtcggcggcctgtCCTTCTGGGCCAtccgacgatgccgtcggATTAGAAAGGGCGGACGGGAAGTCTCGGCGAAGCAGGCAGACATGGAGCAAGAGGCCAACCCGCAGGACGGCACTGGTGATGGATGCAACGCGGCTCAGGAGGGCTCCCTGCCGCAGGCCGCCGTGACGTCGGAAGGCCCCCATGACGAAGACCATCGACGAGCAGCGTGACAGCAAGAAGGTGACTTCCGCGAGACCGCAGTAGAGAAGATGATTATTTCTGTAGGATAACTCATAATGCAGCGTCTGACTCCCAGTGCGTAGTGGTGTAGTCATAGAAGCATTCCTGTTCTTGTCTGATTTCTGTGTCCTGTTGATTTCAGCCGGCCAGAATCAAGGGATCAGCGTCATTTGCTCTGCAACCAATTTTCGGACCGGTCCGGGATATTCTAAACCAGTCCGACGGTCATGAGGCATGGCAGTCCTTCCGGAGATGATGTGTTGGTGGGATGACTGCTCTCTGAATATGACCACTTCTGCCGCTACGGGAGTGAGGTTCTGGTTGGATAAGGTCCCGATAACCCAATCCGCGAGCGTCTCTACTACCTATTCCTGTCTTCCCTTGCTGCAACGTTGCAGACCACACTGCTGTGGCTGCGTGGAAATCAACCTCATGAACACACCCCAGATGGGACTGATGCCGAAAACCACGACCGATGCTACTCTGCAATAATGCAGGAAATCAGATGGCAGCTCCCAGAGTCCTTGGTTGCCGCCCGAACCCCTGGGCGTTCTTGTTATGTAAACTAG
This window contains:
- a CDS encoding Putative Flavoprotein-like superfamily, coding for MAANKRVAVIATSTRTPRIGTKVAELVRDVIAPDAAAADVELAFVEVASFNLPVFDEKLLPAQVPAFGEFAHEHSRAWSREIARHDAYVLVVPEYNYGLAGGTKNAIDYLYNEWIGKPVAIVSYGIAGGNSASSQAQKTLEGMKLRVAPTRPALPFAGGGAGPDLMAAIGGEIGDESRENWKAEAETIRKAFAELRELLDAPPPPPAAAAKSES
- a CDS encoding Putative aspartic peptidase A1 family, aspartic peptidase domain superfamily yields the protein MRTSTLFVGSVCAVSLASAQVRLPFTRQSRSPAGTNVQTRSAAAAAVAAEGPGGGRRSLPSVDFSVDNWQYVVNVTVGTPPQDMSLRLSILESASWVPNRAKCADSLPYDDYTLTYASQAEKPSCEYGAFDPIASSTYVSRDTASFSSWDISDMVRGDWASDTLSIPGATLPNLTMGLVPSAENFVGVLGLGFNVSRDLWSASTDPPTVLERLLEDGHIKSTAYSLWLDDDDDDDNDDDYGSPKSGHLLLGAVDKSKFEGPLLRFPTWSSQGRVSKYRERIFDATLYSVNGNNSPLGAPQPLGQEVLLQNVDAVLIIVRLEPQSVFSVLPDALARDIWALAGATWNTDFYAGVIPCAAAGTLTGSIGIRLYGSQGPVLVVALADLVVPADVWAYSLRSPDARSTEEYCMFAVQSEVSTSSYSLHWLGGAVFRQSYMVFDLANEEVAMAQASLGGATSTEEEEEVVPFASFGARVPESTWARPDYCPGSYAQCGGSGDSESLPPPVKIGIGLGVGLFCLLVGGLSFWAIRRCRRIRKGGREVSAKQADMEQEANPQDGTGDGCNAAQEGSLPQAAVTSEGPHDEDHRRAA